In Rubrivirga marina, the following are encoded in one genomic region:
- a CDS encoding bacteriorhodopsin, whose product MLYTVYVASMAAGALLFITWSRDPKGVPVWEYLVAAIIPVWSGLAYLAMGLGLGTVEVAGQTTYWARYADWVVTTPLLLAALWMTATTRSDKRPHVPTLLTLVAADVVMILSGLVADLSEGSARLVFYGVGVAALAVVFWTAFTSLRRVAHQDAAVGRIYDRVALYLALFWVGYPLTWILGPSGFGVVGQDVDTALFILLPIFSKVGFSVYDLSLLRRLSTEGARVPARPA is encoded by the coding sequence ATCCTCTACACCGTCTACGTGGCCTCCATGGCCGCCGGCGCGCTCCTGTTCATTACCTGGTCTCGTGACCCGAAGGGCGTTCCGGTCTGGGAGTACCTGGTCGCCGCGATCATCCCGGTGTGGTCGGGCCTCGCCTACCTCGCGATGGGGCTGGGCCTGGGGACCGTCGAGGTCGCCGGTCAGACGACCTATTGGGCCCGCTACGCCGATTGGGTGGTCACGACCCCGCTCCTCCTGGCGGCCCTCTGGATGACGGCGACGACGCGCTCCGACAAGCGGCCCCACGTCCCGACGCTCCTCACGCTCGTCGCCGCCGACGTGGTGATGATCCTGTCCGGTCTCGTCGCGGACCTGTCCGAGGGCAGCGCGCGCCTCGTGTTCTACGGCGTCGGCGTGGCCGCATTGGCGGTCGTGTTCTGGACGGCGTTCACGTCGCTGCGCCGGGTGGCCCATCAGGACGCCGCAGTGGGGCGGATCTACGACCGCGTCGCCCTCTACCTCGCCCTGTTCTGGGTCGGCTACCCGCTCACCTGGATCCTCGGGCCGTCGGGCTTCGGGGTCGTCGGCCAGGACGTCGACACGGCGCTGTTCATCTTGCTGCCGATCTTTTCCAAGGTCGGGTTCAGCGTCTACGACCTGAGCCTGCTCCGCCGGCTGAGCACCGAGGGCGCGCGGGTCCCGGCGCGCCCCGCTTGA
- a CDS encoding Na+/H+ antiporter NhaC family protein — translation MPPEIDPTWTSLLPPILAIGLAIGTRQVYLSLGAGVWLGYTILAGWNPLAGLGGAIEGAVGVFGDAGNTRVLLFTLVIGALIATVEASGGVRGFIDTLEKRGWASSKRGARLLSFLVGIVIFIESNITVLVAGAVSRPLFDRQRSSREMLAYLIDSTSAAVCILIPLNAWGAYVLGLLNEQGVEEPLRLFVQSIPFNIYAIAAVLLAGVVAVTGWAWGPMKRAEDRASRGELFDPAAAPDVDESALVPEPIGTIPPRLVNMLVPLGVMVVMMPVGLLVTGDGNLLDGSGSTSVLWAVLSGLLVAWVLMLVQRGMTVEQLTTTGLKGAGGMLGMAFVLLLALSLGSITRELGAGVYVASGVAEAGVGPALLLPLVFVTGAFVAFSTGTSWGTFAIMIPIAVPAAAALGLPLAPFLAASLAGGIFGDHASPISDTTIVSSLAAATDHISHVRTQLPYALLAGSVAIVGFALIGALV, via the coding sequence ATGCCGCCCGAGATCGACCCGACCTGGACCAGCCTCCTCCCACCGATCCTCGCCATCGGCCTCGCCATCGGGACGCGGCAGGTGTACCTCTCGCTCGGGGCCGGCGTGTGGCTGGGCTACACGATCCTGGCCGGGTGGAACCCGCTCGCTGGCCTCGGCGGTGCCATTGAGGGGGCCGTCGGCGTGTTCGGGGACGCCGGCAACACGCGCGTGCTGTTGTTCACGCTCGTCATCGGGGCGCTCATCGCGACGGTCGAGGCGTCGGGCGGCGTCCGCGGGTTCATCGACACGCTCGAGAAACGGGGCTGGGCGTCGTCGAAGCGCGGGGCGCGGCTGTTGTCGTTCCTCGTCGGGATCGTCATCTTCATCGAGTCGAACATCACGGTGCTCGTGGCCGGCGCCGTGTCGCGCCCGCTGTTCGACCGCCAGCGGAGCAGCCGCGAGATGCTGGCCTACCTCATCGACTCGACGAGCGCGGCCGTCTGCATCCTCATCCCGCTCAACGCGTGGGGCGCCTACGTCCTCGGGCTCCTCAACGAGCAGGGCGTCGAGGAGCCGCTCCGCCTGTTCGTCCAGTCGATCCCGTTCAACATCTACGCCATCGCCGCGGTGCTCCTGGCCGGCGTCGTGGCCGTCACCGGCTGGGCGTGGGGACCGATGAAGCGGGCCGAGGACCGGGCCTCGCGCGGCGAGCTGTTCGATCCCGCCGCGGCGCCCGACGTGGACGAGTCGGCCCTCGTGCCGGAGCCGATCGGGACGATCCCGCCGCGCCTCGTCAACATGCTGGTGCCGCTGGGGGTGATGGTCGTCATGATGCCCGTCGGGCTCCTCGTCACGGGCGACGGCAACCTCCTCGACGGGTCGGGCTCGACGAGCGTGCTGTGGGCCGTGCTGAGTGGCCTCCTGGTGGCGTGGGTCCTCATGCTCGTCCAGCGCGGGATGACGGTCGAGCAGCTCACGACGACCGGGCTGAAAGGGGCGGGCGGGATGCTCGGGATGGCCTTCGTGCTCCTGCTCGCCCTCTCGCTCGGGAGCATCACGCGCGAGCTGGGGGCCGGCGTCTATGTCGCCTCCGGCGTGGCCGAGGCAGGCGTGGGGCCGGCGCTCCTCTTGCCGCTCGTGTTCGTCACCGGCGCGTTCGTCGCGTTCTCGACCGGGACGAGCTGGGGCACGTTCGCCATCATGATCCCGATCGCCGTTCCGGCCGCGGCGGCGCTCGGGCTGCCGCTCGCGCCGTTCCTCGCCGCGTCGCTGGCCGGCGGCATCTTCGGCGACCACGCCTCGCCGATCTCCGACACGACGATCGTCTCGTCGCTGGCCGCCGCCACGGACCACATCTCGCACGTCCGGACGCAGCTGCCGTACGCGCTCCTCGCGGGCAGCGTCGCCATCGTGGGGTTCGCCCTCATCGGCGCGCTCGTGTAG
- the folE gene encoding GTP cyclohydrolase I FolE, protein MASNEQHEGGASDLAVKDASPLLYERQDVYHDDTTAELAALSKRQLELVGEDPEREGLLKTPERVAKAWQFLTHGYGLDPDKVLRSALFAEDYSEMVLVKDIEVYSLCEHHALPFFGKAHVAYIPNGHIVGLSKIPRVVDVFARRLQVQERLTLEIRDAVDRVLKPEGVAVVIEAQHLCMMMRGAEKQNSMTTTSAMSGVFLDNANTRSEFMRLISG, encoded by the coding sequence GTGGCGAGTAACGAGCAGCACGAGGGCGGGGCGAGCGACCTCGCCGTAAAAGACGCCAGCCCGCTCCTCTACGAGCGGCAGGACGTCTACCACGACGACACGACGGCCGAGCTCGCCGCGCTCTCGAAGCGCCAGCTCGAACTCGTCGGCGAGGACCCCGAGCGCGAGGGCCTGCTGAAGACGCCCGAGCGCGTCGCCAAAGCGTGGCAATTCCTGACGCACGGCTACGGGCTCGACCCCGACAAGGTGCTGCGCTCGGCCCTCTTCGCCGAGGACTACTCCGAGATGGTCCTCGTTAAGGACATCGAGGTCTACAGCCTCTGCGAGCACCACGCGCTCCCGTTCTTCGGCAAGGCCCATGTGGCCTACATCCCGAACGGGCACATCGTCGGGCTGAGCAAGATCCCGCGCGTGGTGGACGTGTTCGCGCGGCGGCTCCAGGTCCAGGAGCGGCTGACGCTCGAGATCCGCGACGCCGTCGACCGCGTGCTGAAGCCGGAGGGCGTGGCCGTCGTCATCGAGGCCCAGCACCTCTGCATGATGATGCGGGGCGCCGAGAAGCAGAACTCGATGACGACGACGAGCGCCATGAGCGGCGTCTTCCTCGACAACGCGAACACGCGGTCCGAGTTCATGCGGCTCATCTCGGGGTAG
- a CDS encoding 6-carboxytetrahydropterin synthase, with the protein MPTVYVTRKAHFNAAHRLHNPDQSDEWNRATFGKCNSPNWHGHNYELDVTVAGEPDPDTGFVVDLADLKRVLEERVVEPLDHKNLNLDVPFLEGKKTSTETLAVAIWEQLAPHVPGLHEIVLRETPNNSVVYRGE; encoded by the coding sequence ATGCCGACGGTCTACGTCACCCGCAAGGCCCACTTCAACGCCGCCCACCGCCTCCACAACCCGGACCAGTCCGACGAGTGGAATCGGGCGACGTTCGGGAAGTGCAACAGCCCCAACTGGCACGGCCACAACTACGAGCTCGACGTGACTGTGGCCGGCGAGCCCGATCCCGACACCGGCTTCGTGGTCGACCTCGCCGACCTGAAACGGGTCCTCGAAGAGCGCGTGGTCGAGCCGCTCGACCACAAGAACCTGAACCTCGACGTCCCCTTCTTGGAGGGCAAGAAGACGTCGACCGAAACGCTCGCGGTCGCCATCTGGGAGCAACTCGCGCCGCACGTGCCGGGGCTCCACGAGATCGTCCTCCGCGAGACGCCCAACAACTCCGTGGTCTACCGTGGCGAGTAA
- a CDS encoding creatininase family protein: MRPYVLAEITWADARDTAYDLAVLPWGATEPHNLHLPYATDVILAGGVATEAARRAWERGARVLVLPAVPFGSNAMQLGLGPTVEMRPSTQALVLRDVVASLEAAGIGRLAIVNGHGGNDFKPLVRELQAKTDVFLCALDWWRAADARPFFAEPGDHAGALETAAVMHLRPDLVRPLAEAGDGAARRWRVDAFNEGWAWAPRDWRQVTADTGVGDPREATPEAGAAFVDACAERIAAFFVDLAALDPADAYA; this comes from the coding sequence GTGCGCCCCTACGTCCTCGCCGAGATCACCTGGGCCGACGCCCGCGACACCGCCTACGACCTCGCCGTCCTGCCGTGGGGGGCGACGGAGCCCCACAACCTCCACCTGCCGTACGCCACGGACGTGATCCTGGCCGGCGGCGTGGCAACGGAGGCCGCGCGGCGGGCGTGGGAGCGCGGCGCCCGCGTGCTCGTGCTGCCCGCCGTCCCGTTCGGGTCGAACGCAATGCAGCTTGGTCTGGGGCCGACCGTCGAGATGCGGCCGTCGACGCAGGCGCTCGTGCTGCGCGACGTGGTGGCCAGCCTGGAGGCCGCGGGGATCGGGCGGCTCGCGATCGTCAACGGGCACGGCGGGAACGACTTCAAGCCGCTCGTCCGCGAGCTCCAGGCGAAAACCGACGTGTTCCTCTGCGCGCTCGACTGGTGGCGCGCGGCCGACGCCCGGCCGTTCTTCGCCGAGCCCGGCGACCACGCGGGCGCGCTCGAGACGGCCGCCGTGATGCACCTCCGGCCCGACCTCGTCCGCCCGCTCGCCGAGGCCGGCGACGGGGCGGCCCGCCGGTGGCGCGTCGACGCCTTCAACGAGGGGTGGGCCTGGGCGCCGCGCGACTGGCGGCAGGTCACGGCCGACACGGGCGTCGGCGACCCGCGTGAGGCGACGCCCGAGGCCGGCGCGGCGTTCGTCGACGCCTGTGCCGAGCGGATCGCGGCGTTCTTCGTGGACCTCGCCGCCCTCGACCCGGCCGACGCCTACGCGTAG
- a CDS encoding DUF805 domain-containing protein, whose amino-acid sequence MEWYLDVLKNHYADFDGRARRKEYWMFTLINVGIMIGLSIVAGILGAIWEPLGWLGYLVYIGYALAVIVPGIAVSIRRLHDTGKTGWLLLLGLIPLLGLVLIYFMVIEGDSGPNEYGPDPKMAADPVMGDLAF is encoded by the coding sequence ATGGAGTGGTACCTCGACGTCCTCAAGAACCACTACGCCGACTTCGACGGGCGCGCGCGCCGGAAGGAGTACTGGATGTTTACGCTCATCAACGTCGGCATCATGATCGGCCTGTCGATCGTTGCGGGCATCCTCGGCGCGATCTGGGAGCCGCTCGGGTGGCTCGGCTACCTCGTGTACATCGGGTACGCGCTCGCCGTGATCGTCCCCGGGATCGCCGTGTCGATCCGCCGGCTCCACGACACGGGCAAGACGGGCTGGCTCCTCCTGCTCGGGCTCATCCCGCTGCTCGGCCTCGTGCTCATCTACTTCATGGTCATCGAGGGGGACTCCGGCCCGAACGAGTACGGCCCGGACCCGAAGATGGCCGCCGACCCGGTCATGGGCGACCTCGCGTTCTAA
- the purL gene encoding phosphoribosylformylglycinamidine synthase subunit PurL encodes MPPVSLPHDREVTPDLAREHGLTDDEYARVCEILGRTPTYTELGVYSVMWSEHCSYKNSIAILKTLPRDGENLLAAAGDENAGLVDIGDGLAVAFKIESHNHPSAVEPYQGAATGVGGIQRDIFTMGARPIASLNSLRFGSLDNPRVRFLFDGVVRGIGGYGNSFGVPTVAGEVVFDPAYEGNPLVNAMSVGIVKVGETVSATAAGVGNPVYIVGSSTGRDGIHGATFASEEISEESEAKRPSVQVGDPFTEKLLLEASLEAIKTGAVVGMQDMGAAGITCSSSEMSEKGGVGMDLQLDRTPQRETGMTPYELLLSESQERMLVVVEKGREAEVEAVFEKWDLHAVQIGEVTDTERVRVFWNGDLVVDVPAESLVLGGGAPVYHRETSRPTYLDATQSADLGALADLTGETAGDALVKLMGSPNVASKRWVFEQYDHEVRTNTVSGPGPTDAAVVRLKGTGTDGGPERGLAMKTDCNGRYVYLNPRRGGRIAVAEAARNVVCAGGRPLAVTNCLNFGNPYKPEVYWQFTEAVGGMGDACRAFDTPVTGGNVSFYNENPDGAIFPTPTIGMVGLVEDVERDTTTAAFVAPGDVLLLVSPAGWWQTGGIEASEYLHHVHGQTAGDAPHLDLGEEKAVQAAVLDAIRAGRVRSAHDVSDGGLAVCLAESAVFAGLGADVALPETGARLDAILFGEAQSRVVLSVAPDDAEAVRALAEAAGAQALPIGTVTDGPLRVSVGASHVLEVSVDALRRPYETAIPEAMGEAVAAV; translated from the coding sequence ATGCCGCCCGTCTCCCTCCCCCACGACCGCGAGGTCACGCCCGACCTCGCCCGCGAGCACGGCCTCACCGACGACGAGTACGCCCGCGTCTGCGAGATCCTCGGTCGCACGCCGACCTACACCGAGCTCGGCGTCTACTCGGTGATGTGGAGCGAGCACTGCTCGTACAAGAACTCGATCGCCATCCTCAAGACGCTCCCGCGCGACGGCGAGAACCTCCTCGCGGCGGCCGGCGACGAGAACGCCGGCCTCGTCGACATCGGCGACGGGCTGGCGGTCGCGTTCAAGATCGAGAGCCACAACCACCCGAGCGCCGTCGAGCCGTACCAGGGCGCGGCGACGGGCGTCGGCGGCATCCAGCGGGACATCTTTACGATGGGCGCCCGGCCCATCGCGAGTCTCAACAGCCTCCGGTTCGGGAGCCTCGACAATCCGCGCGTGCGGTTCCTCTTCGACGGGGTTGTCCGCGGGATCGGCGGCTACGGCAACTCGTTCGGCGTGCCGACGGTGGCCGGCGAGGTCGTGTTCGACCCGGCCTACGAGGGCAACCCGCTCGTCAACGCGATGTCGGTCGGGATCGTCAAGGTCGGGGAGACCGTGAGCGCGACGGCGGCCGGCGTCGGCAACCCGGTCTACATCGTCGGCTCCTCGACCGGCCGCGACGGGATCCACGGGGCGACGTTCGCGAGCGAGGAGATCTCGGAGGAGAGCGAGGCGAAGCGTCCGAGCGTCCAGGTCGGCGACCCGTTCACGGAGAAGCTGCTCCTGGAGGCGTCGCTGGAAGCCATCAAGACCGGCGCCGTCGTCGGGATGCAGGACATGGGCGCGGCCGGGATCACGTGCTCCTCGTCGGAGATGAGCGAGAAGGGCGGCGTCGGGATGGACCTCCAACTGGACCGGACGCCGCAGCGCGAGACGGGCATGACGCCGTACGAGCTCCTCCTGAGCGAGAGCCAGGAGCGGATGCTCGTGGTCGTCGAGAAGGGCCGCGAGGCGGAGGTCGAGGCCGTCTTCGAGAAGTGGGACCTCCACGCCGTCCAGATCGGCGAGGTCACCGATACCGAGCGCGTCCGCGTGTTCTGGAATGGGGATCTGGTGGTCGACGTCCCGGCGGAGTCCCTCGTGCTCGGCGGCGGGGCGCCGGTCTACCACCGCGAGACGTCCCGCCCGACGTACCTCGACGCGACCCAGTCCGCCGACCTCGGCGCGCTCGCGGACCTGACCGGCGAGACGGCTGGCGACGCGCTGGTGAAGCTCATGGGCTCGCCGAACGTGGCGTCGAAGCGGTGGGTGTTCGAGCAGTACGACCACGAGGTGCGCACGAACACGGTCTCCGGGCCGGGCCCGACGGACGCCGCGGTCGTCCGCCTCAAGGGCACCGGGACCGACGGCGGCCCCGAGCGCGGGCTCGCCATGAAGACCGACTGCAACGGGCGCTACGTCTACCTCAACCCGCGCCGCGGGGGCCGGATCGCGGTCGCCGAGGCGGCGCGGAACGTCGTCTGCGCCGGCGGCAGGCCGCTGGCGGTGACCAACTGCCTCAACTTCGGCAACCCGTACAAGCCCGAGGTCTACTGGCAGTTCACCGAGGCCGTCGGCGGGATGGGCGACGCGTGCCGCGCGTTCGACACGCCGGTCACGGGCGGGAACGTGAGCTTCTACAACGAGAACCCCGACGGCGCCATCTTCCCGACGCCGACGATCGGGATGGTCGGGCTGGTCGAGGACGTCGAGCGGGACACGACGACGGCCGCCTTCGTGGCGCCCGGCGACGTGCTCCTGCTGGTGTCGCCCGCCGGGTGGTGGCAGACGGGCGGGATCGAGGCGAGCGAGTACCTCCACCACGTCCACGGTCAGACGGCCGGGGACGCGCCGCACCTCGACCTGGGGGAGGAGAAGGCCGTGCAGGCCGCCGTGCTCGACGCGATCCGCGCCGGCCGCGTCCGCTCGGCGCACGACGTGTCGGACGGCGGGCTGGCGGTCTGCCTCGCCGAGAGCGCCGTGTTCGCCGGCCTCGGCGCCGACGTGGCCCTCCCCGAGACGGGCGCCCGGCTCGACGCGATTCTCTTCGGGGAGGCCCAGAGCCGCGTGGTCCTGTCCGTCGCCCCCGACGACGCCGAGGCGGTCCGCGCGCTCGCCGAGGCGGCCGGGGCTCAGGCGCTCCCCATCGGGACCGTCACGGACGGGCCGCTGCGCGTGTCCGTCGGTGCGAGCCACGTGCTGGAGGTGTCCGTCGACGCGCTCCGCCGGCCGTACGAGACGGCGATCCCGGAGGCGATGGGCGAGGCGGTCGCGGCCGTCTGA
- a CDS encoding sensor histidine kinase — protein sequence MFGLVSVGMLVALAVSVPLAVGLGVGLGLAIGAAAAAAVVRGRLEREHASVVASEARYRRLVEHAPDVVLVHDPDGSGLWTNRAGQAALSLATPSPSLSLLDAVAVADRATLRTHLTKAATAGRARADVRVSGPSGAPVLLDLVSETIEVDGRRRVLSVGRDVGERRARERALAEARDHAEEAARVRSQYLASLSHEIRTPLTSVVGFTEILREEVDEAQRGLVDAIAAGGQRLLATLDSVLDLATLDARRETLRPASLDVVDAVEAAVAPLRHYAEDKGVALDVEPAYDEIPATLDANALGRVLAHLVGNGVRYTEKGGVTVEIDADAKDVSVRVIDTGIGIPEDAQRTLFQGFERPGGGFGLAISERLVRLMGGTISVESRWRSGTAVTVVLPRGETARPAEVQDLEEIEA from the coding sequence ATGTTCGGTCTCGTCTCCGTCGGAATGCTCGTCGCCCTCGCCGTGTCGGTCCCCCTCGCGGTCGGGCTCGGAGTCGGGCTCGGCCTCGCGATCGGGGCCGCGGCGGCGGCGGCCGTCGTCCGTGGCCGGCTGGAACGCGAGCACGCATCGGTCGTGGCGTCGGAGGCGCGCTACCGTCGGCTCGTGGAGCACGCGCCCGACGTCGTCCTCGTCCACGACCCCGACGGCTCGGGACTGTGGACGAACCGGGCCGGGCAGGCCGCGCTCAGCCTCGCCACGCCGAGCCCGTCGCTCTCGCTCCTCGACGCCGTCGCCGTGGCCGACCGGGCCACGCTCCGGACTCACCTCACGAAGGCCGCCACGGCGGGCCGGGCCCGCGCCGACGTCCGCGTGAGCGGGCCGAGCGGCGCCCCGGTCCTCCTCGACCTCGTCTCGGAGACGATCGAAGTCGACGGCCGGCGCCGCGTGCTCTCCGTCGGTCGCGACGTCGGCGAACGCCGGGCGCGCGAGCGCGCGCTGGCCGAGGCCCGCGACCACGCCGAGGAGGCCGCCCGCGTACGGAGCCAGTACCTCGCCTCGCTGAGCCACGAGATCCGGACGCCGCTGACGTCGGTCGTCGGGTTCACCGAGATCCTCCGCGAGGAGGTCGACGAGGCCCAGCGCGGCCTCGTCGACGCCATCGCGGCCGGCGGCCAGCGGCTCCTCGCCACGCTCGACTCGGTCCTCGACCTCGCCACGCTCGACGCGCGCCGCGAGACGCTCCGCCCGGCCTCGCTCGACGTCGTCGACGCGGTCGAGGCCGCCGTCGCGCCCCTCCGCCACTACGCCGAGGACAAGGGGGTCGCGCTCGACGTCGAGCCGGCCTACGACGAGATCCCGGCCACGCTCGACGCCAACGCGCTGGGACGGGTCCTGGCCCACCTCGTCGGCAACGGCGTCCGCTACACGGAGAAGGGCGGCGTGACGGTCGAGATCGACGCCGACGCAAAGGACGTCTCGGTCCGCGTAATCGACACGGGGATCGGGATCCCGGAGGACGCGCAGCGGACGCTCTTCCAGGGCTTCGAGCGGCCGGGCGGCGGGTTCGGCCTGGCCATCTCCGAGCGGCTCGTCCGGCTCATGGGCGGGACGATCTCGGTCGAGAGCCGCTGGCGGTCGGGGACGGCCGTGACGGTCGTGCTCCCGCGCGGGGAGACCGCGCGGCCCGCGGAGGTCCAGGATCTGGAGGAGATCGAGGCCTGA
- a CDS encoding PAS domain-containing sensor histidine kinase, giving the protein MPRFRPRVLWIAALACLCAAGTPHAQTAGEGDLSSIRSLRNDGDGDGVPDRVGKRVVVTGRVTAGTGLIRAGLGEAYVQDGTGGLRLVFPPDADAVLSGDSLRLAGTLGFRDGMLELQNPEARALPGPAREIEPARLTPDKRPDGGSGPDIEGHEGELVVVEGRVLEIENTPGGRIMILLSGTDLIQVFAYTLRPAPVSFDAVRIGDYARVRGIAAQYDPQPPYDGSYLVYPLVDGDVKKAGLSPTEYRNGALGVAGLLLIAVLWAVLLRRQVRKRSEALRASEVRYGHLFNAAADPVLLLDVKRGGEVIEANRAAQRAFGIDVNGDRPDGRSVRLAQLAADEDEASLHLAEADQKGSASGVLELTWADHTHVPYEIVTRRLQEGRTFVAIARNVTERRAYEHGLLSAISAAEEAREQAEEAARLKSAILANMSHEIRTPLTAILGFADILREEVADDLYEYADTIRTGGQRLLDTLNDILDFARLDAERAGVLPEPIDAAVVVRESVALLAPLAKQKGLGLHLQSTASSVPATHSEPALGRVVTNLVGNAIKFTERGEVRVSLHAAPDFFAIRVQDTGVGISEAFLPELFEAFKQESHGHGRDFEGTGLGLAITRRLVDLMGGEIRVWSQKGEGTLFEVALPLHAPNADAPEAPPEIPHIPSPEELVATREAVRADGASSHAAPPTAFGVPA; this is encoded by the coding sequence GTGCCCCGCTTCCGCCCCCGCGTCCTCTGGATCGCCGCGCTCGCCTGCCTGTGCGCGGCCGGGACGCCGCACGCCCAGACGGCCGGCGAGGGCGACCTCTCGTCCATCCGCTCCCTCCGCAACGACGGTGACGGCGACGGCGTCCCCGACCGGGTCGGCAAGCGCGTCGTCGTGACGGGGCGGGTGACGGCCGGGACGGGGCTCATCCGGGCCGGGCTCGGCGAGGCGTACGTCCAGGACGGCACCGGCGGGCTCCGCCTCGTCTTCCCCCCCGACGCCGACGCCGTCCTCTCCGGCGACAGCCTCCGTCTCGCCGGGACGCTCGGGTTCCGCGACGGGATGCTGGAGCTGCAGAACCCCGAGGCCCGGGCCCTCCCCGGCCCGGCGCGCGAGATCGAGCCCGCCCGGCTGACCCCGGACAAGCGGCCCGACGGGGGCTCCGGACCCGACATCGAGGGCCACGAGGGCGAGCTCGTCGTCGTCGAGGGCCGGGTGCTCGAGATCGAGAACACCCCCGGTGGGCGGATCATGATCCTGTTGAGCGGGACCGACCTCATTCAGGTCTTCGCCTACACGCTCCGGCCGGCGCCCGTCTCGTTCGACGCCGTCCGGATCGGCGACTACGCGCGCGTCCGCGGCATCGCGGCCCAGTACGACCCTCAGCCGCCTTACGACGGCTCGTACCTCGTCTACCCGCTCGTCGACGGCGACGTCAAGAAGGCCGGGCTCTCGCCGACCGAATACCGCAACGGGGCGCTCGGCGTGGCCGGGCTGCTCCTCATCGCGGTGTTGTGGGCCGTCCTCCTCCGGCGCCAGGTACGGAAGCGATCGGAGGCCCTCCGGGCCTCGGAGGTCCGCTACGGCCACCTCTTCAACGCAGCGGCCGACCCCGTCCTGCTCCTGGACGTGAAGCGAGGCGGGGAGGTCATCGAGGCCAACCGGGCCGCCCAGCGGGCCTTCGGGATCGACGTCAACGGCGACCGACCGGACGGGCGCTCGGTCCGCCTCGCCCAGCTCGCCGCCGACGAGGACGAGGCCTCGCTCCACCTCGCCGAGGCCGACCAGAAGGGGTCGGCCTCGGGGGTCCTCGAGCTGACCTGGGCCGACCACACCCACGTCCCCTACGAGATCGTGACGCGCCGGCTCCAGGAGGGTCGGACGTTCGTCGCCATCGCCCGGAACGTGACCGAGCGCCGGGCCTACGAGCACGGCCTCCTCTCGGCCATCTCGGCCGCCGAGGAGGCCCGCGAGCAGGCCGAGGAGGCCGCCCGCCTCAAGAGCGCGATCCTGGCCAACATGAGCCACGAGATCCGGACGCCGCTCACGGCCATCCTCGGCTTCGCCGACATCCTCCGGGAGGAGGTCGCCGACGACCTCTACGAGTACGCCGACACGATCCGGACGGGCGGCCAGCGCCTGCTCGACACACTCAACGACATCCTCGACTTCGCCCGCCTCGACGCCGAGCGGGCCGGGGTCCTGCCGGAGCCGATCGACGCGGCCGTCGTCGTGCGCGAGTCGGTCGCGCTCCTGGCGCCCCTCGCCAAACAGAAGGGGCTCGGGCTCCACCTCCAGTCGACGGCGTCGTCGGTGCCGGCCACGCACTCCGAGCCGGCCCTCGGCCGCGTCGTGACGAACCTCGTCGGCAACGCGATCAAGTTCACCGAGCGCGGCGAGGTCCGCGTGTCGCTCCACGCCGCGCCCGACTTTTTCGCCATCCGCGTCCAGGACACGGGCGTCGGAATCTCGGAGGCGTTCCTGCCCGAGCTGTTCGAGGCGTTCAAGCAGGAGTCCCACGGCCACGGCCGCGACTTCGAGGGGACCGGCCTCGGGCTGGCCATCACGAGGCGGCTCGTGGACCTGATGGGCGGCGAGATCCGCGTGTGGAGCCAGAAGGGCGAGGGCACGCTGTTTGAGGTGGCCCTCCCGCTCCACGCCCCCAACGCGGACGCGCCCGAGGCGCCGCCCGAGATCCCCCACATCCCGTCGCCCGAAGAGCTCGTCGCGACGCGCGAGGCCGTCCGGGCGGACGGCGCCTCGTCCCACGCCGCGCCCCCCACCGCCTTCGGCGTTCCCGCCTAA
- the trxA gene encoding thioredoxin — MSAYVTGTDANFEAEVLNSDQPVLVDFWATWCGPCRTIAPTIEEIASEYDGKAKVVKLDVDNNPQTAMKYGIRSIPSLLFFKDGKPVDQMVGVVPKRVLAEKLDTLAGQAA, encoded by the coding sequence ATGTCCGCCTACGTCACCGGCACCGACGCCAACTTCGAAGCCGAGGTCCTCAACAGCGACCAGCCCGTCCTCGTCGACTTCTGGGCCACCTGGTGCGGCCCCTGCCGCACGATCGCGCCCACCATCGAGGAGATCGCCTCCGAGTACGACGGGAAGGCGAAGGTGGTCAAGCTCGACGTCGACAACAACCCGCAGACGGCGATGAAGTACGGGATCCGCTCGATCCCCTCGCTCCTGTTCTTCAAGGACGGGAAGCCCGTCGACCAGATGGTCGGCGTGGTGCCGAAGCGGGTCCTCGCCGAGAAGCTCGACACGCTCGCCGGCCAGGCCGCGTAA